The proteins below come from a single Ictalurus punctatus breed USDA103 chromosome 24, Coco_2.0, whole genome shotgun sequence genomic window:
- the zgc:91910 gene encoding zinc finger protein 706-like, giving the protein MARGQQKIQSQQKNAKKAAEKKKSQGADQKTAAKAALVHTCPVCRTQMPDPKTFKQHFESKHPKSPMPPELADVQA; this is encoded by the exons ATGGCTCGCGGGCAGCAGAAGATTCAGTCACAGCAGAAGAACGCCAAAAAGGCAGCGGAGAAGAAAAAGTCACAGGGAGCAGATCAGAAAACGGCTGCCAAAGCAGCACTCGTCCACACATGTCCTGTCTGCAGG ACACAGATGCCAGACCCCAAGACTTTCAAGCAGCATTTTGAGAGTAAACACCCAAAATCTCCTATGCCCCCTGAGCTGGCAGATGTGCAGGCATAA